One Firmicutes bacterium CAG:345 genomic region harbors:
- a CDS encoding putative DNase/RNase endonuclease (product inferred by homology to UniProt) — protein MKKIFKALTIAILGAMTLGVASCSNNSSNNESSSSSSTTTTSPSSSSSSSISTPSSSSSSSSLTSSSTHVDYINQEGAKLKLDYTDRSFMTDGVAQVSLAFAIDGDTAHFYELTDTSKTNLIKTRFYGVDTPESTGSVEPWGHAASDFTEDKLNEANKNGTIVITAAQETYGVPSFDSTGSRYLALVWVNLTEKNAPFETLTLLNLWLVQEGYSYTKNVNNMPSYEDLFFAAEAQARKEKLHLFSDEEDPDYPKGDYEMTTLIEIKREIEKNLADSTYQNKYNNKRVIVRGTVAGFSDHILYIQSYYNSDNFHSDTITLPEEGEYAGINVFVGMSSINSRYTTIGAFVEIRGLCQDSKFGFQITDTYFPSRTTSTDPKASKVILKAEETAATEYALYTHEFDKAADLISASTDVLYCRVSIKEALKVTRAYVSSESEITLYFNAPFDVYITFMYYENDSALKPWSSDTDFVGKSFYVSGVYSYHDTTSGNRRWQIIPTSNSDLPVVAADSAN, from the coding sequence ATGAAAAAAATATTTAAAGCTTTGACTATTGCAATTCTTGGAGCGATGACTTTAGGTGTTGCAAGTTGTTCAAATAATAGTAGTAATAATGAATCTTCCTCTTCATCTTCAACTACAACTACATCTCCATCTAGTTCAAGTTCATCATCAATTAGTACACCATCTTCTAGTAGTTCATCTTCATCATTAACTTCTTCTTCAACACATGTTGATTATATAAATCAAGAAGGTGCTAAATTAAAATTAGATTATACTGATCGCTCTTTCATGACTGATGGTGTTGCTCAAGTTTCTTTAGCTTTTGCAATTGATGGTGATACTGCACATTTTTATGAACTTACTGATACAAGTAAGACAAATTTAATTAAAACACGTTTTTATGGTGTTGATACTCCAGAAAGCACAGGTAGTGTTGAGCCTTGGGGACATGCTGCGAGTGATTTCACCGAAGATAAATTAAATGAAGCAAATAAAAATGGAACAATAGTAATTACTGCTGCTCAAGAAACTTATGGTGTTCCATCATTTGATAGTACAGGTTCAAGATATTTAGCTTTAGTTTGGGTTAATTTAACAGAAAAGAATGCTCCATTCGAAACTTTAACATTATTGAATCTTTGGTTAGTTCAAGAAGGATATTCATATACAAAAAATGTTAATAATATGCCTTCTTATGAAGATCTTTTCTTTGCTGCAGAAGCTCAAGCAAGAAAAGAAAAGCTCCATCTTTTCTCTGATGAAGAAGATCCTGATTACCCAAAAGGTGATTATGAAATGACAACACTCATTGAAATTAAACGTGAAATTGAAAAGAACTTAGCTGATTCTACTTATCAAAATAAATATAATAACAAAAGAGTTATTGTCCGTGGTACAGTTGCTGGATTCTCAGATCATATATTATATATTCAAAGTTATTATAATAGTGATAATTTCCATAGTGATACAATTACACTTCCAGAAGAAGGTGAATATGCTGGAATTAATGTCTTTGTTGGAATGAGTTCTATTAATAGTCGCTATACCACTATTGGTGCATTTGTCGAAATTCGTGGTTTATGTCAAGATAGTAAATTTGGTTTCCAAATTACAGATACATATTTCCCATCTAGAACTACATCAACAGATCCTAAAGCTTCTAAAGTAATTTTAAAGGCTGAAGAAACAGCTGCAACAGAATATGCTTTATATACACATGAATTTGATAAGGCAGCAGATTTAATATCTGCAAGTACTGATGTTCTCTATTGCCGTGTTTCAATCAAAGAAGCCTTAAAAGTAACTCGTGCTTATGTTTCTAGTGAATCAGAAATTACTTTGTATTTTAATGCTCCATTTGATGTTTATATTACATTTATGTATTACGAAAATGATTCTGCTTTAAAACCATGGTCCAGCGATACTGATTTTGTTGGAAAATCATTCTATGTCTCTGGTGTTTATAGTTATCATGATACAACAAGTGGAAATAGACGTTGGCAAATTATTCCTACATCTAATTCTGATTTGCCTGTAGTAGCAGCTGATTCTGCTAATTAA
- a CDS encoding aBC transporter ATP-binding protein (product inferred by homology to UniProt), protein MEIRINNLTKIFPGDGKRQVRDTVAVKDLSITIPDGKLVGLLGPSGCGKSTTLYMVSGLQIPSSGEVWFGEEEVTNLSPEKRGIGLVFQNYALYPHMTIYKNIEFPLTNLRVEVPLIAFNKYTYTFKYTLKKEDDPKGIVESIRILARKLGIANPSINFKVQEGLLVILVILNSTTPKIHDTFLENAKKVVVFDSVDFKEEKASEAKFDTTVRGVVSAHDEHEFVSCHYNGLLDSSFDLNQMDETIKKFKSICKKYGKANGVAISRFRKGFEIVADINNIKRRNYETLLNEIKENLPIVSVSSHISSVKNAVFKKMFEKMMKEMKCLYSDFKVYFDKDKTRVFFKLRRASKERTDKVLSAIGEKLSLTDLSVETKSAISHRALTREERRDIVRETAKLVQVDEYLQRKPSQLSGGQQQRVAIARALVKRPKVLLLDEPLSNLDARLRLQTREEIKRIQRDTGITTIFVTHDQEEAMSISDEIVVMKLGVMQQMDTPQNVYNNPKNLFVAMFLGTPPINVFKGYIKDKVVYIGDDAVAKTEKDIKDQDLFVAIRPEGFIADNTDSCEFKLACDVDQIQILGRDISIVAKNEHCTKPTLKAIVSNESTTFSGKIKLGIKQSKIYIFDAETEDRIYLD, encoded by the coding sequence ATGGAAATTAGAATTAATAATTTAACAAAAATTTTCCCGGGAGATGGAAAAAGACAAGTCCGTGATACAGTTGCAGTAAAAGATTTATCTATTACAATTCCTGATGGAAAACTTGTAGGTTTATTAGGACCTTCTGGTTGTGGTAAAAGTACAACACTTTATATGGTTTCTGGTCTTCAAATCCCTTCTAGTGGTGAGGTTTGGTTTGGCGAAGAAGAAGTTACAAATCTTTCTCCAGAAAAAAGAGGAATAGGACTTGTTTTCCAAAACTATGCTCTTTATCCTCATATGACTATTTATAAAAACATTGAATTTCCTTTAACTAATCTTAGAGTAGAAGTTCCTTTAATTGCATTTAATAAGTATACTTATACATTTAAATATACTTTAAAGAAAGAAGATGATCCAAAAGGTATAGTTGAAAGTATTCGAATTTTAGCTAGAAAATTAGGTATAGCAAATCCGTCTATCAATTTTAAAGTTCAAGAAGGACTTTTGGTTATTTTAGTAATTTTAAATTCTACAACTCCTAAAATTCATGATACATTCTTAGAAAATGCAAAAAAAGTAGTTGTTTTTGATAGCGTTGATTTTAAAGAAGAGAAAGCAAGTGAAGCAAAATTTGATACAACAGTTCGTGGTGTTGTATCTGCTCATGATGAACATGAATTTGTTTCTTGCCATTATAATGGATTATTAGATTCATCATTCGATCTGAATCAAATGGATGAAACGATTAAAAAATTTAAGAGTATTTGTAAGAAATATGGCAAAGCTAATGGCGTAGCTATTTCTCGTTTCAGAAAAGGTTTTGAAATTGTTGCTGATATCAATAATATTAAAAGAAGAAATTATGAAACACTTTTAAATGAAATAAAAGAAAATTTACCAATAGTATCAGTTTCTTCTCATATTTCTTCGGTAAAGAATGCAGTATTCAAAAAAATGTTTGAAAAAATGATGAAGGAAATGAAATGTTTATATTCTGATTTCAAAGTATATTTTGATAAAGATAAAACAAGAGTTTTCTTTAAGTTAAGAAGAGCTTCGAAAGAAAGAACTGATAAAGTTTTATCAGCCATTGGTGAAAAATTATCTCTTACTGATCTTTCTGTTGAAACTAAATCTGCAATTTCGCACCGCGCATTAACTCGGGAAGAAAGAAGAGATATTGTTAGAGAAACTGCAAAGTTAGTTCAGGTTGATGAATATTTGCAGCGTAAACCTTCTCAACTTTCTGGTGGTCAACAACAACGTGTTGCTATTGCTCGTGCTCTTGTTAAAAGACCTAAGGTCTTATTACTCGATGAACCATTATCAAACCTTGACGCTCGCTTAAGACTGCAAACACGTGAAGAAATTAAAAGAATTCAACGTGATACTGGTATTACAACAATTTTCGTTACACATGACCAAGAAGAAGCAATGTCAATTTCTGATGAAATCGTTGTTATGAAACTTGGTGTTATGCAGCAAATGGATACACCGCAAAATGTTTATAATAATCCTAAAAATCTGTTTGTCGCAATGTTCTTAGGAACTCCTCCAATTAATGTTTTTAAAGGCTACATCAAAGACAAAGTGGTCTATATTGGTGATGATGCAGTTGCAAAGACTGAAAAAGATATTAAGGACCAGGATTTGTTTGTAGCAATTCGTCCTGAAGGCTTTATTGCTGATAATACTGATAGCTGTGAATTTAAATTGGCATGCGATGTTGATCAAATTCAAATTTTAGGACGCGATATTTCTATTGTTGCTAAAAATGAACATTGTACTAAACCTACTCTTAAAGCTATTGTTAGCAATGAAAGCACAACGTTCAGTGGAAAAATTAAATTAGGCATTAAACAATCAAAAATTTATATATTTGATGCCGAAACAGAAGATAGAATTTATTTGGATTAA
- a CDS encoding unknown (no significant homology to UniProt): MPSAAKSSNTNIINYKEKEAVKLTVNSNAANIEEVDSSFASAFNVTANSATRTKDNISFRTTFDYKSSNQNLSFLFGYYNENDFHPFEVYYDVINENGVKEKRSCELPNLSNNGNDYYGAGILFGNPSLIVNLALDVDENEELDLSSITFTNIYKAVKNDSGVIVPDYNFEYYFTPVGKFEKAKIQKDSDLITLKFHNISTFNSFCAFEFNYSINALESYKELKGSVYSKNEKEINEGTKAMKYAFESVNNSLLVLNYNNGKSVKKSFSGRSANIVLNGDGGILRLLVEDVDLNGLVSIELQEMSFGVNIISVKNSVRVNRSDISKVFSSIRFYGEDFKYDGNNITLQLALSSLIFVGVYIASAVAVFLYQKNKYKNDEFKRVKPKLFVKTALSGFVALFSIFEFAIFVIFRSTSLFNSATVFNPCDIPICVFAVISILMIGYFVKFFITRIKNHLEANKAKKLHINQDDKYADDGTK, encoded by the coding sequence ATGCCTTCGGCGGCCAAATCTTCAAATACTAACATCATAAACTATAAGGAAAAAGAAGCTGTTAAACTTACCGTTAATAGCAATGCAGCCAATATTGAAGAAGTGGATTCTTCTTTTGCTAGTGCTTTTAATGTTACAGCTAATTCGGCGACAAGAACAAAAGACAATATTTCTTTTAGAACTACGTTTGATTATAAAAGTTCTAATCAAAATTTAAGTTTTTTGTTTGGATATTATAATGAGAATGATTTTCATCCGTTTGAAGTCTATTATGATGTTATAAATGAAAATGGTGTGAAAGAAAAAAGATCTTGTGAATTACCTAATCTTTCCAATAATGGAAATGATTATTATGGAGCGGGAATTTTATTCGGAAACCCTTCTTTGATTGTTAATTTGGCATTAGATGTTGACGAAAATGAAGAACTGGACTTAAGTTCTATAACTTTTACAAATATTTATAAGGCAGTAAAAAATGATAGTGGTGTTATTGTACCAGATTATAATTTTGAGTATTATTTCACACCAGTTGGAAAATTCGAAAAAGCAAAAATTCAAAAAGATTCAGATTTGATTACTTTGAAATTCCATAATATTTCTACATTTAATTCTTTCTGTGCTTTTGAATTTAATTATAGTATTAATGCTTTAGAAAGCTATAAAGAATTAAAAGGTTCTGTTTATTCAAAAAATGAAAAAGAAATAAACGAAGGAACAAAAGCTATGAAGTATGCTTTTGAATCTGTTAACAATTCACTTTTAGTTTTAAATTATAATAATGGAAAATCTGTAAAAAAATCTTTTTCTGGAAGATCAGCTAACATTGTGCTAAATGGCGATGGAGGAATACTTAGATTGCTTGTTGAGGATGTTGATTTAAATGGTTTAGTTTCAATTGAACTCCAAGAAATGTCCTTTGGTGTTAACATAATAAGCGTAAAAAATAGTGTTCGGGTTAATCGTTCTGACATAAGTAAAGTCTTTAGTTCAATTAGATTTTATGGTGAAGATTTTAAATATGATGGAAATAATATTACTCTTCAACTTGCATTGAGTTCTCTTATATTTGTAGGAGTTTATATCGCTTCAGCTGTTGCGGTATTCTTATATCAAAAAAACAAATATAAAAATGATGAATTTAAGAGAGTAAAGCCAAAATTATTTGTTAAAACTGCACTTTCTGGATTTGTTGCATTGTTCTCAATATTTGAATTTGCAATTTTTGTAATTTTCCGTTCTACTTCTTTATTTAATTCAGCCACAGTGTTTAATCCATGTGATATACCTATTTGTGTGTTCGCTGTTATATCAATACTTATGATTGGATACTTTGTTAAGTTCTTTATAACAAGAATAAAAAATCATTTAGAGGCTAACAAAGCTAAAAAGTTACATATAAATCAAGATGATAAATATGCTGATGATGGAACTAAATAA
- a CDS encoding aBC-type transport system substrate-binding component (product inferred by homology to UniProt), whose translation MKLKKVLTLLPLLATTALVASCGNNSSSSSSASKPSTSSTTPSTSSTTKPTSSSSSSSGDNGGLDLSSVVDENGVITVPTTVTLWSTTGKATQPALEKYIEEFKSAQPNVTVTNEYVSGSYSDLENKVVTGFSSNNYPDLVVAYPDHVADYLDYGKAVDLSAFILNDYVGLTEEDANDYVDSFMSEGTNYTQTGMYSVPWCKSTELMFYNETLIGVDLSAYDATINNGNALDADYLNSLTWEELFNKLCPALEKYNIANNNSLYDPETGGILGYDSDDNLFITLAEQYGYNYTSVNQVTGKGSVDFNNPEMKALMTTFHNAATKKYIFTKGTNNGNYVNTVFTEGKCVFSIGSTGGVKYQFSDTNPMNIGTARIPHAEGKDPKVILQGPSMAVLDHNNLAQKTAAWLLWKTLTSEDNALDWALESGYMPVRKSSYEDQEYIDACDYTACAPRTVDRLKAKAYSACAEVLTDTFTSPVFIGSSATRSAVGGLVTQCLIKDSWSLTGSELDSYIDGKFADAENTAKLAIK comes from the coding sequence ATGAAATTAAAGAAAGTATTAACACTACTTCCATTACTTGCTACTACTGCTTTAGTTGCATCTTGTGGCAATAATTCATCTTCTTCATCTTCAGCTTCTAAACCATCAACAAGTAGTACAACACCTTCTACTTCTTCAACAACTAAGCCAACATCTTCCAGCTCTTCAAGCAGTGGTGATAATGGTGGTCTTGATTTAAGTTCTGTTGTTGATGAAAATGGAGTAATTACTGTTCCAACAACTGTTACATTATGGTCTACAACAGGTAAGGCAACCCAACCTGCTTTAGAAAAATATATTGAAGAATTTAAGAGTGCACAACCAAACGTTACTGTTACAAATGAATATGTTTCTGGTAGCTATTCTGATTTGGAAAATAAAGTAGTTACAGGTTTCTCTTCAAATAACTATCCTGATTTAGTAGTTGCATATCCTGACCATGTTGCTGATTATCTTGATTATGGTAAAGCAGTTGATTTATCAGCTTTCATTTTAAATGATTATGTTGGATTAACTGAAGAAGATGCCAATGACTATGTTGATTCCTTTATGTCAGAAGGTACGAATTATACTCAAACTGGTATGTATTCAGTTCCATGGTGCAAATCTACTGAATTAATGTTCTATAATGAAACTCTTATTGGTGTTGATTTAAGTGCTTATGATGCAACAATTAATAATGGCAATGCATTAGATGCTGATTATTTAAATAGCTTAACTTGGGAAGAATTATTTAATAAACTTTGCCCAGCACTTGAAAAATATAATATTGCAAATAACAATTCTTTATATGATCCAGAAACTGGTGGTATTCTTGGATATGACTCTGATGATAACTTATTCATTACTTTAGCTGAACAATATGGCTATAACTATACTTCAGTTAACCAAGTTACTGGTAAAGGTTCTGTCGATTTCAATAACCCAGAAATGAAAGCATTGATGACAACATTCCATAATGCAGCAACTAAAAAGTATATTTTCACAAAAGGTACAAACAATGGCAACTATGTAAATACAGTATTTACAGAAGGAAAATGTGTTTTCTCTATTGGTTCTACAGGTGGTGTTAAATATCAATTCTCTGATACTAATCCAATGAACATTGGTACAGCAAGAATCCCACATGCTGAAGGAAAAGATCCAAAAGTTATTCTTCAAGGTCCTTCTATGGCTGTCCTTGATCATAATAATCTCGCTCAAAAAACAGCTGCTTGGTTACTTTGGAAAACTTTAACAAGTGAAGATAATGCTCTTGACTGGGCTCTTGAAAGTGGATATATGCCAGTTAGAAAATCTTCTTATGAAGATCAAGAATATATTGATGCATGTGATTATACTGCATGTGCTCCTAGAACAGTAGATCGTCTTAAAGCTAAAGCATATTCTGCATGTGCTGAAGTTTTAACTGATACATTTACATCACCAGTATTTATTGGTTCTTCTGCAACTCGTTCTGCAGTAGGTGGTTTAGTCACACAATGCTTGATTAAAGATAGCTGGTCTTTAACAGGCAGTGAATTAGATTCCTATATTGATGGAAAATTTGCTGATGCCGAAAATACAGCTAAACTTGCTATTAAATAA
- a CDS encoding aBC-type transport system permease component (product inferred by homology to UniProt): protein MESTNQNINHSIENKIKYTRFKELSLANNVTLSIADSGKTVDTIKRADRIGHIITTTIVYILLIALALIVIFPFYWMIITSLKSNSEVEQINQTFFPSIVMWSNYVYVFDSFDFLKYMKNTIVVAIFSTAGTLITTIFAAFAFARLKFKGREPLFLVFLMTMMIPGEMMVISNYITIAAFGWIGTGQTLTKAYLAMIVPFLVSVFHIYLLRQNFKQIPNELYLAAKVDGKSDWKFLWRVMVPLAAPTLISITILKFMGTWNSYVWPNLVTNSDDFRLISNGLRGSSFTDADIGKTSYGYQMAATVLVTVPLFLLFVFFRKYIMRGVGRAGIKG, encoded by the coding sequence ATGGAAAGTACTAATCAAAATATTAACCATTCTATAGAAAATAAAATAAAATATACTAGATTTAAAGAATTATCATTAGCTAATAATGTAACATTATCTATAGCGGATTCAGGAAAAACAGTAGATACGATAAAAAGAGCTGATCGTATTGGACATATCATTACAACAACAATTGTCTATATTTTACTTATTGCTCTCGCATTAATTGTTATTTTTCCATTTTATTGGATGATTATCACTTCTTTAAAATCGAATTCTGAAGTTGAACAAATTAATCAAACATTCTTCCCATCAATTGTCATGTGGTCAAACTATGTCTATGTATTTGATTCGTTTGATTTCTTAAAATATATGAAAAATACAATTGTTGTAGCAATTTTTTCTACAGCAGGTACATTGATTACAACCATTTTTGCAGCCTTTGCTTTTGCTAGATTAAAATTTAAAGGCCGCGAACCATTATTCTTAGTTTTCTTAATGACTATGATGATTCCAGGTGAAATGATGGTTATTTCTAACTATATTACCATTGCTGCATTTGGATGGATTGGAACAGGTCAAACATTAACTAAAGCATATTTGGCAATGATTGTTCCTTTCTTAGTATCTGTTTTCCATATCTATTTGCTTAGACAAAACTTTAAGCAAATTCCAAATGAATTATATTTAGCTGCTAAAGTTGATGGAAAATCAGACTGGAAATTCTTATGGAGAGTTATGGTTCCGCTTGCCGCTCCTACTCTTATTTCAATTACTATTTTAAAATTCATGGGAACATGGAACTCATATGTTTGGCCAAATTTGGTTACTAATTCAGATGACTTCCGTCTTATATCAAATGGTTTAAGAGGATCAAGCTTTACTGATGCAGATATTGGTAAAACATCATATGGTTATCAAATGGCAGCAACAGTTTTAGTTACTGTTCCATTGTTCTTATTATTTGTCTTTTTCCGTAAATATATTATGAGAGGCGTTGGTCGCGCCGGTATTAAAGGTTAA
- a CDS encoding aBC transporter permease (product inferred by homology to UniProt) — MNSQTLNTSPNKTNVFQGIENIQKDRFFENKFDEEKNTIVRLVSKSKKNKNKDYKITNIEDVSSKNNWKAWLYLAPVLVLLVIFLIYPLIDTIVISFMKNYNQVLGTFDGFTLDNFAIIFGAKATDSGGLETNFVRYAIPNTFIIVFITVPLTTIIALLISIGLNSIKWFQKFLQTVFFLPYVTNTIAVGMVFSVIFDDTGLINYIFHLDKLWIYGADRATAMIPLCLYIVWSGLPFKILIFLSGLQGIDKQYYDAAKIDSTPKRKVLWHITIPLLSPQILYIVVTSFIGAFKEYSSIVGLFNNPGTTTGSYNMYTIVYYIYQNLATNTSFAAAAAVFLFAIILVFTMLQLYVSKKRVHY; from the coding sequence ATGAATAGTCAAACATTAAACACTTCGCCGAATAAAACAAATGTTTTTCAAGGAATTGAAAATATACAAAAAGACAGATTCTTTGAAAATAAATTTGACGAAGAGAAAAATACAATTGTTAGATTAGTATCTAAGTCTAAAAAAAATAAAAATAAGGATTATAAGATTACAAATATTGAAGATGTTTCTTCTAAAAATAACTGGAAAGCTTGGTTATATTTAGCTCCAGTTCTTGTCTTGTTAGTAATTTTCTTAATTTATCCTTTAATAGATACAATTGTAATTTCGTTCATGAAAAATTATAACCAAGTTTTAGGAACATTTGATGGCTTTACATTGGATAATTTTGCTATTATTTTTGGCGCTAAAGCTACAGATAGTGGCGGATTAGAAACTAACTTTGTTAGATATGCTATTCCAAATACATTTATTATAGTTTTTATTACTGTTCCATTAACTACAATTATAGCTTTACTTATTTCTATCGGATTAAATTCTATTAAATGGTTTCAAAAGTTTTTACAAACAGTCTTTTTCCTACCATATGTTACAAATACTATAGCTGTTGGTATGGTTTTTTCTGTTATCTTCGATGATACAGGTTTGATTAATTATATTTTTCATTTAGATAAACTTTGGATTTATGGTGCTGATAGAGCTACCGCAATGATTCCATTATGCTTATATATTGTTTGGTCAGGATTACCATTTAAAATTTTAATTTTCTTAAGTGGTTTACAAGGTATTGATAAACAATATTATGATGCTGCTAAAATTGATTCCACACCAAAAAGAAAAGTTTTATGGCATATTACAATTCCACTTTTATCTCCACAAATTCTATATATTGTAGTTACAAGTTTTATTGGGGCATTTAAGGAATATTCCTCAATTGTCGGTTTATTTAATAATCCTGGAACAACAACTGGTTCTTATAATATGTACACAATTGTTTATTATATTTATCAAAATCTTGCTACCAATACTTCATTTGCTGCTGCAGCTGCTGTTTTCTTATTCGCTATTATTCTTGTCTTTACAATGTTGCAATTATACGTTTCTAAGAAACGTGTTCACTATTAG
- a CDS encoding unknown (no significant homology to UniProt), protein MFCTHCGKEINEEKIEKSKSSFEIADGKCDSETKVEYVCPRCQRLVHSDLDEEDVKALARASHAEIQRGNNSFANGMVFNCVGGIILIISFIFFRLSRKAANNFQLSTNCIEFWVFVVTLVISIVFICFGVVKVILGLTKKNKYTAVLKDIQNGTFVQ, encoded by the coding sequence ATGTTTTGCACACACTGTGGAAAAGAAATTAACGAAGAAAAGATTGAAAAATCAAAATCTTCTTTTGAAATTGCTGATGGTAAATGTGATTCTGAAACAAAGGTTGAATATGTTTGCCCTCGTTGTCAAAGATTAGTCCATTCTGATCTTGATGAAGAAGATGTTAAGGCATTGGCTAGAGCATCTCATGCTGAAATTCAAAGAGGTAATAATTCTTTTGCTAATGGAATGGTTTTCAATTGTGTTGGTGGTATTATTTTAATTATTTCATTTATATTTTTTAGATTATCAAGAAAGGCAGCTAATAATTTCCAATTGAGTACAAATTGTATTGAATTCTGGGTTTTTGTAGTTACCTTAGTTATTTCTATAGTATTTATTTGTTTTGGTGTAGTCAAAGTTATTTTAGGATTGACCAAAAAAAATAAATATACAGCAGTTTTGAAAGATATCCAAAACGGAACTTTCGTACAATAG
- a CDS encoding aBC transporter substrate-binding protein (product inferred by homology to UniProt): MKKVNKILLSLVGVASLLGGLSSCNSNNTSSSSSKPITSSSSSNSSKNDSTNNPKGTIELSFWHTFGKSIQEELSKQIDSFTKLVKENEGVDVNITASYQGSYDDLESKITKALATADAPNITVAYPDHVANYLESGDADHQFVVNLDDYITNDTYGLGKDLYLGDDLGADDFVPAFLDEGRHYSQEGTYSFPFMKSTEVMFYNKRYMQQIFNFYEQDTGSSIGDYEEYLNNLNWDEFMDLCQIIKNHESDFATGRFYPAVYDSDSNMFISQLIQSGNSFLSLDSNGKGVLDFDSDAAKDMVRDLKEDYDKGLFTTKGTINEYGSNLFTNGQAVFSIGSSGGASYNLPTGYSFEVGICKVPPRCSKDKVSEAEYVSQGPTLAVLNNLQESDSQKALEALYSWKFIKYITSTQVNISFTDVSGGYIPVRQSCYEDEYYKEYLEDTTEVLSLSASLVVNQISGHYFNNPVFKGSSKARDEVGGILAQVFLNSKTIDAAFDSAVNQIKVNM; encoded by the coding sequence ATGAAAAAAGTAAATAAAATTTTATTATCATTAGTTGGAGTCGCTTCTCTTTTAGGCGGACTATCTTCTTGTAATTCAAATAATACATCATCTAGTTCATCTAAGCCAATAACATCATCGTCTTCTTCAAATTCTTCGAAAAATGATTCGACAAATAATCCTAAGGGAACTATTGAGTTAAGTTTCTGGCATACTTTTGGAAAATCAATTCAAGAAGAACTTTCAAAACAAATTGATTCTTTTACAAAATTAGTTAAAGAGAATGAAGGAGTAGATGTCAATATTACAGCTTCCTATCAAGGAAGCTACGATGATTTGGAATCTAAAATAACTAAAGCTTTAGCTACAGCAGATGCTCCAAATATTACAGTTGCTTATCCAGATCATGTTGCAAATTATCTCGAATCAGGTGACGCAGATCACCAATTTGTTGTTAATTTAGATGACTATATTACCAATGATACTTATGGTTTAGGAAAAGATTTATATCTTGGTGATGATTTAGGCGCTGATGATTTTGTTCCAGCTTTCTTAGATGAAGGAAGACATTATTCTCAAGAAGGAACATATTCTTTCCCATTTATGAAATCTACAGAAGTAATGTTTTATAATAAGCGTTATATGCAACAAATTTTTAACTTTTATGAACAAGATACAGGCAGCTCAATTGGAGATTATGAAGAATATTTAAATAATCTCAATTGGGATGAATTTATGGACTTATGTCAAATAATTAAAAATCATGAATCTGATTTTGCTACTGGAAGATTTTATCCAGCAGTATATGATAGTGATTCTAATATGTTTATTTCTCAACTTATACAATCAGGAAATTCTTTCCTTTCACTTGATAGCAACGGAAAAGGAGTTTTAGATTTCGATTCTGATGCTGCAAAAGATATGGTTAGAGATTTAAAAGAGGATTATGATAAAGGCTTATTTACTACTAAAGGGACAATTAATGAATATGGTAGTAATCTATTTACTAATGGACAAGCGGTCTTTTCAATAGGCTCTTCTGGTGGTGCAAGCTATAATTTGCCTACAGGATATTCTTTTGAAGTAGGTATTTGTAAAGTCCCACCAAGATGTAGTAAAGATAAAGTTAGTGAAGCAGAATATGTTTCTCAAGGTCCTACTTTAGCTGTATTAAATAATTTACAAGAATCTGATTCACAAAAAGCTTTAGAAGCTTTATATTCTTGGAAATTTATAAAATACATAACTTCTACTCAAGTTAATATTTCATTTACAGATGTTTCTGGCGGTTATATTCCAGTTCGTCAAAGTTGCTATGAAGATGAATATTATAAAGAATATTTGGAAGATACAACTGAAGTTTTATCTTTAAGTGCATCATTAGTTGTTAACCAAATTAGTGGACATTATTTTAATAATCCTGTCTTTAAAGGAAGCTCTAAGGCCCGTGATGAAGTTGGTGGTATTTTAGCTCAAGTTTTCCTTAATAGTAAAACTATTGATGCTGCTTTTGATAGTGCAGTAAATCAAATTAAAGTTAATATGTAA